In one window of Candidatus Cloacimonadaceae bacterium DNA:
- a CDS encoding right-handed parallel beta-helix repeat-containing protein, translating into MEKGSLTGKVILVNDTDDPSLDPVDFSGVTVALYPLAILDTTIVRINNTFPDTGIQISQMTEFDHRLQNPMAITSTGADGKFLIKKIPVGAYNVVFLKEGWSIKYLFSVGIVQNDLVDVSENQIKPAVYFSGYVSESVTFKADKVYIVTGTTSFIAPVTIESGTQIYVSPDESIRFHENMQISGGTGANLYWKMGSAHNLYTNSATVIDSNLYFTALSMYAGNINLNHGLIRHVRDGVNFFSNGSSASMMDIKHFSSGFSFNNCGGSATRISARYGSLKAIQILSPTDSLTVSHSILYKTHDGISAYTAGRALITDNYFHINYNAIRAENNNGTISHNEFNLNQFDINLYSSSYTISNNNFYYTKDTTIAPRGFVLVSRNNFYRTGKYFVSIRKLGGTVFSWVYANVDAKYNYWAVADIDLYIYDALDNAQFPEYPCPFSVIYLPKLNTKNPFAGIRR; encoded by the coding sequence GTGGAAAAGGGATCTCTTACCGGAAAGGTAATCCTGGTAAACGACACTGATGACCCCTCTCTCGATCCGGTCGATTTTTCTGGAGTTACGGTTGCTCTTTATCCTCTTGCGATATTAGATACTACGATCGTGAGAATTAACAACACATTTCCGGACACAGGAATTCAGATTTCTCAAATGACGGAATTTGACCATCGTCTGCAAAACCCGATGGCTATAACGAGCACAGGTGCAGATGGGAAATTTCTGATTAAGAAAATCCCGGTGGGGGCGTACAATGTTGTTTTTCTAAAGGAAGGTTGGTCTATCAAATACTTATTTTCGGTTGGAATAGTTCAAAATGATTTGGTAGATGTGTCCGAGAATCAAATCAAGCCGGCTGTATATTTTTCAGGATATGTCAGCGAATCAGTTACATTCAAAGCAGATAAAGTATATATAGTGACGGGAACTACTTCGTTTATCGCGCCTGTAACCATAGAATCGGGGACTCAAATATATGTTTCTCCGGACGAATCAATTAGGTTCCATGAAAATATGCAAATTAGTGGTGGGACAGGCGCCAATTTATATTGGAAAATGGGATCTGCGCATAATTTGTACACCAATTCTGCGACTGTCATAGACTCTAACTTATACTTTACTGCTTTATCTATGTATGCAGGTAACATAAACCTTAATCATGGGCTTATTAGGCACGTTAGAGATGGTGTGAACTTTTTTTCAAATGGATCTTCTGCCTCCATGATGGACATCAAACATTTTAGCTCAGGCTTCTCGTTTAACAATTGCGGAGGGTCTGCTACCCGTATAAGTGCCAGATATGGCAGTTTGAAGGCAATACAAATTCTTAGCCCGACAGATTCTTTGACGGTCTCGCACAGCATTTTATATAAAACCCATGATGGTATATCAGCTTATACAGCCGGGAGAGCTCTGATAACCGACAACTATTTTCATATCAACTACAATGCGATTCGAGCTGAGAATAACAATGGCACGATATCCCATAATGAATTCAATTTAAACCAGTTTGACATCAATCTATATTCTTCATCCTACACAATATCAAACAACAACTTTTATTACACAAAAGATACAACGATAGCCCCAAGAGGATTTGTCTTGGTTTCGCGCAACAATTTCTACAGAACAGGTAAGTACTTTGTATCGATAAGAAAACTTGGTGGCACTGTCTTTAGCTGGGTATATGCCAATGTAGATGCAAAATACAATTACTGGGCAGTAGCAGATATTGATTTGTATATCTACGATGCACTCGACAACGCTCAATTCCCAGAATATCCCTGCCCGTTTTCCGTTATTTATCTTCCGAAACTCAACACAAAAAATCCATTTGCCGGGATTCGTAGATAG
- a CDS encoding glycosyltransferase family 2 protein — MPNLISVVIPLYNTRDCLEMLYSRLLESLNETLADFEIIFVDDNSPQADHILISKISKKDERVKLVKLSRNFGQQAAISCGISYAKGDWVVVMDADLQDRPEEISSLYQKALEGYDIVFTEVNSRRDNIIKKLYSKAFHTLFAYLTGSMANYGMRNFGIYSRKVVDAFLTLEEQFRGFALLVRWLGFNSATIQIQHDKRETGKSSYDFSTGLSLALDSWVTFSDKPLRITVSAGFLISLISFMIGLFYLLRALLGYRVVLGWTSLILSVWFLSGFTVFCIGLIGLYIGKVFKETKKRPHYLIDYTENLP, encoded by the coding sequence GTGCCAAACCTAATATCTGTGGTAATTCCATTATACAATACAAGAGATTGCTTAGAGATGCTATATTCAAGGCTTTTAGAATCTTTAAATGAGACTCTCGCAGACTTTGAAATAATATTCGTAGATGACAACAGCCCTCAAGCAGATCACATTTTAATCAGCAAGATATCCAAAAAAGACGAACGGGTAAAACTGGTCAAACTCTCTCGCAATTTTGGGCAGCAAGCTGCGATTTCTTGTGGAATTAGCTATGCAAAAGGGGATTGGGTTGTGGTGATGGACGCCGACCTTCAGGATCGACCAGAGGAAATATCAAGCCTATATCAAAAGGCTCTCGAGGGCTATGACATAGTATTCACGGAGGTCAATAGCCGGAGAGACAATATTATTAAAAAGCTATATTCCAAAGCATTCCATACACTGTTTGCATATCTTACCGGCAGCATGGCAAATTATGGAATGAGGAATTTTGGAATTTACAGCCGCAAAGTGGTTGATGCCTTCTTGACGCTTGAGGAGCAATTCAGAGGTTTTGCCCTACTTGTGAGGTGGCTTGGTTTCAACAGTGCAACGATTCAAATTCAACATGATAAAAGGGAGACGGGCAAATCCTCCTATGATTTCTCAACAGGCTTAAGCCTGGCTTTGGATTCCTGGGTAACGTTTTCGGATAAACCACTGAGAATCACTGTGTCGGCTGGTTTTTTAATATCGTTGATTTCGTTCATGATAGGCTTATTTTATTTACTAAGAGCTTTGTTAGGGTATCGGGTTGTGCTTGGCTGGACAAGTCTTATCCTTTCAGTGTGGTTTCTTAGCGGCTTTACTGTTTTTTGTATAGGTTTGATAGGTCTTTACATTGGTAAGGTGTTTAAAGAGACAAAGAAGAGACCTCACTATCTAATCGATTACACGGAGAATTTGCCATGA
- a CDS encoding EamA family transporter, which translates to MIIKWRMSYYGESPVAFQSKVTFLLNCLADPYIISGFAAAFMASLFWMSAVSVFPLSYAYPFMGLNFVIVLFLSASLFKEKISVPTILGTLLIVAGIALLSMKK; encoded by the coding sequence ATGATCATCAAATGGAGAATGAGTTATTACGGAGAATCTCCTGTTGCGTTTCAAAGCAAGGTCACATTTCTGTTAAACTGCTTGGCGGATCCGTATATAATTAGTGGGTTTGCAGCAGCTTTTATGGCGTCACTTTTTTGGATGTCTGCCGTATCAGTATTTCCTTTAAGTTATGCATATCCATTTATGGGGTTAAATTTTGTGATTGTCCTTTTCTTATCGGCGTCTCTATTTAAGGAGAAAATCTCAGTTCCTACTATTTTGGGGACACTGCTGATCGTCGCGGGAATTGCGCTTCTGAGTATGAAAAAGTGA
- the rffA gene encoding dTDP-4-amino-4,6-dideoxygalactose transaminase: protein MIPFNKPYLSTNEEQYVLDALKSGRICGNNQYAQKVFGHLEQKHGLENSFLVPSGTSALEMGAILADLGPGDEVILPSYTFSSTANAVVLTGAKPVFCEIDPGTMNADVGHAASLVSERTKMLLPIDYAGIPCDLDGFLSLAEIHNLSLMVDAAQSYGSYYKGQACGSMGDLAAFSFHETKNISCGEGGALIVNNPEWIERAHFLQEKGTDRRLVLYGQKTKYHWVDKGSSYLLSDILAALLLSQLESEDIIHGLRRKVADAYFELYKPYRDWDLISFTPYDKFEQVNNHAFWVIFDTEQKKEDFIMSLKAMNIHAYIGYLPLHSSPMGIKLGNDINDLPITQDVASRIVRLPMYASLANEGLDYCLEKMQNVMKQIYGE from the coding sequence ATGATACCCTTTAACAAACCATACTTGTCCACAAACGAAGAACAATACGTGCTTGATGCTTTGAAGTCTGGAAGAATATGTGGCAATAATCAATACGCACAAAAAGTCTTCGGGCACTTGGAGCAAAAACACGGGCTGGAGAATTCTTTCCTGGTTCCGTCAGGCACATCCGCATTAGAAATGGGAGCTATTCTCGCTGATTTGGGTCCTGGTGATGAAGTGATTCTACCTTCATATACTTTTAGCTCGACTGCAAATGCAGTAGTTCTTACCGGAGCAAAGCCGGTATTTTGCGAGATTGATCCGGGCACGATGAATGCCGATGTAGGGCATGCGGCTTCACTTGTTTCAGAGCGGACGAAGATGCTCTTGCCCATAGATTATGCCGGTATTCCATGCGACCTTGATGGCTTTTTATCCCTTGCTGAAATACATAATCTCTCTTTGATGGTGGATGCCGCTCAGTCTTACGGAAGTTATTACAAAGGGCAGGCTTGTGGCAGCATGGGGGATTTGGCTGCATTCAGTTTTCATGAAACAAAGAATATTAGTTGTGGCGAAGGCGGTGCCTTGATCGTGAACAATCCCGAGTGGATTGAACGGGCTCATTTTTTACAGGAAAAAGGGACGGATCGCAGATTGGTGCTTTATGGTCAAAAAACAAAATATCACTGGGTGGATAAGGGATCAAGCTATTTGCTTTCTGACATCCTGGCAGCGTTGTTGTTGTCCCAATTGGAGAGCGAAGACATCATTCATGGTTTACGCAGGAAGGTAGCGGATGCTTATTTTGAGTTATACAAACCTTATCGGGATTGGGATTTGATCAGCTTTACACCCTATGATAAATTTGAACAGGTGAACAACCATGCCTTTTGGGTTATATTTGACACAGAGCAGAAAAAAGAAGATTTTATCATGAGCCTCAAGGCAATGAATATCCATGCCTACATAGGCTACCTACCCCTGCATTCATCCCCAATGGGAATCAAATTGGGCAATGACATAAATGATCTTCCTATTACCCAAGATGTTGCATCCAGGATTGTGAGGCTGCCTATGTATGCCAGTCTCGCAAATGAAGGTCTGGATTACTGCCTTGAAAAAATGCAGAATGTAATGAAACAAATCTATGGAGAATGA
- a CDS encoding NDP-hexose 2,3-dehydratase family protein, whose amino-acid sequence MTKQRVHELKNRLSKHLGEYSQSVEFEMFFSALIDFNPYNSTEEILQWLKELNNTQYFSVEEISFSELQQWHFDNITGDLKHNRGKFFSIRGFQVFNSWSGELLWDQPIIDQPEIGVLGILCKKMDGVLYFLMQAKAEPGNINTYQISPTVQATRSNYMQAHGGLSTRYLEYFNGVAPVKIIFYQYQSEQGARFMEKRNRNIIVYDESSSLIELSENHRWLTMGQIKSMMEHDNTVNMDCRSVISQIRYWNEENVLDTEKLLCILNDYRDVISRSDFWLKSVSQSFAIHKSDNELNEIKKKLDWKRFFCFMSKKPISLNEVKHWNIGDKTIEHISAKYFQVLAVRIKASNREVDGWDQPIMSQRHNGVIGILATDIGGEIRFLVQMKIEPGLYDLVELAPTVQCIEQNYDSDPKPNFLEAFRRGPFIYGAKQSEEGGRFYRECSSNIIKVIDSVDISDDQNYLWISLKHLKELVQTQQMLNVELRSLLAYF is encoded by the coding sequence ATGACCAAGCAAAGAGTGCATGAGCTGAAAAACAGACTCTCAAAACATCTTGGTGAGTATTCTCAGAGCGTCGAATTCGAAATGTTTTTTTCGGCTCTAATAGACTTTAATCCCTACAATTCGACGGAAGAAATCTTACAGTGGTTGAAAGAACTTAACAATACCCAATATTTTAGTGTTGAAGAGATTTCTTTTTCGGAATTACAACAATGGCATTTTGATAACATAACAGGAGATTTAAAACACAATAGAGGGAAATTCTTTAGCATAAGAGGTTTTCAGGTTTTTAATAGCTGGTCAGGAGAATTGCTTTGGGATCAACCAATCATCGACCAACCTGAGATCGGTGTCTTGGGCATCCTGTGTAAGAAAATGGATGGTGTCTTGTATTTTCTGATGCAAGCAAAAGCAGAACCGGGAAATATCAATACATATCAGATTTCACCAACTGTTCAAGCGACACGTAGTAATTACATGCAAGCGCATGGAGGTCTCAGCACCAGATATTTGGAGTATTTTAACGGTGTGGCACCGGTCAAGATTATATTTTATCAATATCAATCGGAACAAGGTGCAAGGTTCATGGAAAAAAGGAACCGGAATATCATTGTTTATGACGAATCCAGCTCTCTGATCGAGCTTAGTGAAAATCACAGATGGCTAACCATGGGGCAGATCAAGAGCATGATGGAACATGATAATACGGTGAATATGGACTGCCGGTCGGTGATTTCGCAGATCAGGTATTGGAATGAAGAGAATGTTCTTGATACTGAGAAGTTGCTTTGCATATTGAACGACTATCGGGACGTGATCAGCCGAAGCGACTTTTGGTTGAAGTCTGTGTCCCAGTCTTTTGCAATTCACAAATCAGACAATGAACTTAACGAGATTAAAAAAAAACTGGACTGGAAGCGGTTTTTTTGTTTTATGAGCAAAAAACCAATCTCTCTTAACGAGGTCAAGCATTGGAATATTGGAGATAAGACAATTGAACATATCTCTGCCAAATACTTCCAGGTTTTGGCTGTACGTATCAAGGCAAGCAATCGAGAGGTCGATGGTTGGGATCAACCCATTATGAGTCAGCGTCATAATGGAGTGATCGGTATACTTGCTACGGATATCGGTGGAGAGATTCGTTTCTTGGTGCAGATGAAGATTGAACCTGGATTATACGATCTGGTTGAGCTGGCTCCGACCGTTCAGTGTATAGAGCAGAATTATGATTCTGACCCCAAGCCGAATTTCTTAGAGGCTTTTAGACGCGGACCGTTTATCTATGGGGCAAAACAATCTGAGGAAGGTGGCAGATTTTACCGCGAATGCAGTAGTAACATCATAAAAGTGATCGACAGTGTTGATATCTCAGATGATCAGAACTATCTCTGGATATCGTTGAAACATTTGAAAGAACTGGTTCAGACGCAACAAATGCTAAACGTGGAACTGAGAAGCCTGTTAGCATATTTCTAA
- a CDS encoding Gfo/Idh/MocA family oxidoreductase: protein MKKIRFGVIGCGYQTTKNMAPAMAKCSSVNIHGFYDLDSGKAEEMAKKYGTRSYNHIEELLSDTEIDAIYIATPVSSHTELSLLAAGYDKHVLCEKPLALNDSEAQKVSALFKELNLVLLEGFMYQYHTQHQFVREMIAKGEIGVPIVFYAWLGFPPFPATDFRMIKEMGGGASLDAGCYVKHAAEMFFGRAPIDTNSVVADDESGLDIHGSVLMDFGMGQSAILSYGMDNSYKNSYSVWGTKGEITLCRAFSIPEYEIPICRVVNQGLVREYQLKPCNHFVVELDQFTQMIADKVY from the coding sequence ATGAAGAAGATAAGATTTGGAGTGATTGGCTGCGGGTATCAGACTACCAAGAACATGGCGCCTGCCATGGCAAAATGTTCATCAGTCAATATTCACGGTTTTTATGATCTTGACTCCGGCAAAGCCGAAGAGATGGCAAAAAAATATGGTACGAGATCATACAACCACATCGAAGAGCTACTGAGTGATACTGAAATAGATGCCATATATATTGCCACCCCGGTTTCCTCACATACAGAATTATCACTATTAGCAGCCGGTTATGATAAGCATGTTCTCTGTGAAAAACCGTTGGCATTAAACGACTCAGAAGCACAGAAAGTATCAGCACTTTTTAAGGAACTGAACTTGGTTTTGCTCGAGGGTTTCATGTATCAATACCACACACAGCATCAGTTTGTAAGAGAAATGATAGCCAAAGGGGAAATTGGGGTTCCGATTGTGTTTTATGCATGGCTTGGGTTTCCGCCCTTTCCTGCCACGGATTTTCGCATGATCAAGGAAATGGGTGGAGGCGCTTCATTAGACGCAGGATGCTATGTGAAACATGCAGCCGAGATGTTTTTTGGGCGTGCCCCTATCGATACTAATAGTGTAGTAGCTGATGATGAATCCGGACTGGATATACACGGGTCGGTGCTCATGGATTTTGGCATGGGGCAAAGCGCCATTCTGAGTTATGGTATGGATAACTCGTATAAAAACTCATATTCAGTTTGGGGTACCAAGGGAGAGATTACTCTTTGCCGGGCGTTTTCGATCCCAGAATATGAGATTCCGATTTGTCGTGTTGTAAATCAGGGGTTAGTAAGGGAGTATCAGCTAAAACCATGCAATCATTTTGTAGTGGAATTGGATCAGTTCACACAGATGATAGCAGATAAAGTATATTAA
- a CDS encoding DegT/DnrJ/EryC1/StrS family aminotransferase, producing MISVFGCKTGNEEIALVTEVLRSQWLGLGRYVEEFESEFAKYRNLDSFVMVDSGSNALYMAIKLLDLPPGSEIILPSFTWVSCAQAILLAGHNPVFADVEIESNNITADLIKPHITPKTAAVMVVHFAGKPVDMDPILALGIPIIEDVAHAVSSSYKGRTCGSIGDVAIFSFDAVKNLTAGEGGGVAMKNPDLKARAMQLRYCGIGKSGFEAASSGASQKNRWWEYHIQEPFIKMLPNNITAAVALAQLRKIDDLQETRKVCFDQYQCELKNVGDILCPPDPASYEEHSYFTYVIRTAKRDSLARFLLDKGIYTTLRYHPLHLNRIYGSHVRLPNSELLNETALSIPLHPNLSESDMDYIISSIKEFYGTNHV from the coding sequence GTGATATCGGTATTTGGATGTAAAACAGGAAATGAAGAGATTGCCCTGGTCACAGAGGTACTTAGATCCCAATGGCTGGGCTTGGGCAGGTACGTCGAAGAATTTGAAAGCGAATTTGCCAAGTATAGGAACCTTGATAGCTTTGTGATGGTGGATAGTGGTTCCAATGCCTTGTATATGGCGATAAAACTCTTGGATTTGCCACCTGGGTCCGAGATCATACTGCCCTCTTTCACATGGGTATCCTGTGCACAAGCAATACTTCTGGCGGGACATAATCCAGTCTTTGCCGATGTGGAAATTGAGAGCAACAACATCACTGCTGATCTGATTAAGCCGCACATCACCCCAAAAACTGCTGCTGTGATGGTGGTTCATTTTGCTGGTAAGCCAGTGGATATGGATCCCATTTTAGCCTTAGGTATTCCCATAATCGAGGATGTCGCCCATGCAGTATCCTCAAGCTATAAAGGGAGGACCTGCGGGAGTATCGGAGACGTCGCGATTTTCAGCTTCGACGCAGTGAAGAACTTAACGGCTGGAGAAGGCGGCGGCGTAGCGATGAAAAATCCCGACCTGAAAGCCAGAGCAATGCAATTAAGATATTGTGGGATCGGCAAATCAGGTTTTGAGGCTGCTTCTTCCGGAGCTTCTCAAAAAAACAGATGGTGGGAGTATCACATTCAGGAACCTTTTATTAAAATGCTGCCCAACAACATAACTGCCGCCGTTGCTTTGGCTCAACTGCGCAAGATCGATGACCTACAGGAAACGCGAAAAGTGTGTTTCGATCAATATCAATGCGAGCTAAAAAATGTAGGAGATATCTTATGTCCGCCAGATCCCGCATCTTATGAGGAACACTCCTACTTCACTTATGTAATCAGGACAGCCAAACGTGATTCCCTCGCCAGATTTCTTCTGGATAAAGGGATTTATACGACGCTGCGCTATCATCCTCTTCATCTAAATCGCATATATGGCAGCCATGTGAGGTTGCCCAACTCTGAACTGCTCAATGAAACTGCACTAAGCATTCCCCTGCATCCCAATCTCAGCGAAAGTGATATGGATTACATCATCTCAAGCATCAAGGAATTTTATGGAACAAACCACGTATAA
- a CDS encoding WxcM-like domain-containing protein has protein sequence MEQTTYKIKKNRRIVTKNRHDQINGYLVPIIDIGDEFISPEQFPRQVYLTVVDPGEIKGPHFHKERYAMYTCIKGNIKIVLKLEDKYEVLFSGEDHDYATLWIPAGIPTAVINMDMDNPSFILNTPNPSFLETPFDDHNVEFDPSVLNNDA, from the coding sequence ATGGAACAAACCACGTATAAGATAAAGAAGAACAGACGAATAGTTACTAAGAACAGGCACGATCAGATCAACGGATATCTGGTGCCGATAATTGATATCGGGGACGAGTTTATTTCTCCCGAACAGTTTCCACGGCAAGTATATCTTACAGTTGTAGATCCAGGCGAGATCAAGGGTCCGCACTTCCATAAAGAGCGCTATGCCATGTACACTTGTATCAAAGGCAATATCAAGATCGTTCTTAAACTTGAAGACAAATATGAAGTCCTTTTTTCCGGCGAAGATCACGATTATGCCACTTTATGGATCCCTGCCGGGATACCGACCGCGGTGATAAATATGGATATGGATAATCCGAGTTTCATATTAAACACTCCCAATCCCTCATTTCTCGAAACCCCCTTTGATGATCATAACGTGGAGTTTGATCCCTCAGTTCTAAATAACGATGCATGA
- the rfbA gene encoding glucose-1-phosphate thymidylyltransferase RfbA has product MKGIILAGGAGTRLHPLTIAVSKQLMPIYDKPMIYYPLSVLMLAGIQDVLIITTLEDQSGFKKLFGDGSQLGMRIEYAVQHVPNGLAQAFVIGADFIGKDKVCLILGDNIFYGSDLQLKVMGCTDPTGAIITAYPVNDPERFGIVEFDEEFRVISIEEKPMYPKSKYAVPGLYFYDNSVLNIAREIKPSARGEYEITDVNRVYLEQGKLSVLPLGRGIAWLDTGTFETLVQASQFVEIIEQRQGFKISCIEEIAYRKGFIDDEQLIRLAEPIRKSGYGEYLISLLKREF; this is encoded by the coding sequence ATGAAAGGTATAATTTTAGCCGGTGGTGCAGGAACACGGCTTCACCCCCTGACGATCGCCGTAAGCAAGCAACTGATGCCAATATATGACAAGCCGATGATCTATTATCCGCTTTCAGTGCTTATGTTGGCGGGAATACAGGACGTTTTGATTATCACCACTTTGGAAGACCAGTCCGGTTTTAAAAAACTGTTCGGGGATGGAAGCCAATTGGGGATGAGAATTGAATATGCCGTGCAGCATGTTCCCAACGGACTTGCTCAGGCATTTGTAATCGGTGCTGATTTTATAGGAAAAGACAAGGTGTGCCTTATTCTTGGGGATAACATCTTCTACGGTTCAGACCTGCAATTGAAGGTAATGGGATGCACTGATCCAACAGGCGCAATAATCACAGCTTATCCGGTCAATGATCCAGAAAGATTTGGGATAGTTGAATTTGATGAAGAATTTCGGGTAATCAGCATTGAAGAAAAACCCATGTATCCCAAATCGAAGTATGCAGTCCCGGGATTGTATTTCTATGATAATAGTGTATTAAACATTGCCAGAGAAATAAAACCTTCTGCCAGAGGCGAATATGAGATCACAGATGTGAACCGGGTTTATCTCGAACAAGGTAAGCTAAGTGTTTTGCCATTGGGAAGGGGTATTGCCTGGCTGGATACGGGAACCTTTGAAACGCTTGTGCAAGCTTCGCAATTTGTGGAAATCATTGAACAAAGACAGGGATTCAAGATCAGTTGCATTGAGGAGATTGCTTACAGAAAAGGATTTATCGATGATGAGCAGCTAATTAGATTAGCCGAACCGATCAGAAAAAGCGGATATGGGGAATATTTAATCAGCTTGCTGAAACGAGAGTTTTGA
- a CDS encoding WbqC family protein codes for MKLAVMQPYFLPYLGAYQHVYAVDKYIIYGSVNFRNNGWFNRNRLMEKNKGPRYFNIPMIESSFLKTFRDIEVDPSQRWRVKLLRTIELNYNKCDYYAVTFDLIRGIVLCDLVHLDEFNANSMIMVSKHLDINTQIVLDRGNYAAIETELGSKFDETIESGDIVSHDLDKKTARIIEICKQEQAATYVNPIGGQALYSKSVFKANGIELLFLKTREIRYKQMYDSFEPNLSILDVLMNCGKDQTKELIKEYDLV; via the coding sequence GTGAAATTAGCTGTAATGCAACCTTATTTTCTTCCCTATCTGGGTGCATATCAGCATGTTTATGCCGTGGACAAATACATCATTTACGGGAGTGTGAACTTTAGAAATAATGGATGGTTCAATCGGAACCGCCTAATGGAAAAAAATAAGGGACCACGATATTTCAATATCCCAATGATTGAAAGTAGCTTTCTTAAGACATTTAGAGATATAGAAGTTGACCCGTCACAGAGGTGGCGGGTAAAGCTATTGAGAACTATCGAGCTAAATTACAATAAATGCGATTATTACGCTGTGACATTTGATTTGATCCGGGGAATAGTGCTGTGTGATTTGGTTCATCTGGATGAGTTTAATGCCAATTCGATGATCATGGTAAGCAAACATTTGGATATAAATACCCAGATAGTATTGGATCGTGGAAACTATGCGGCTATCGAAACGGAATTAGGAAGCAAATTTGATGAAACGATTGAATCGGGAGATATCGTAAGCCATGATCTCGATAAAAAAACTGCCCGAATTATCGAAATCTGCAAACAAGAACAAGCCGCTACTTATGTCAATCCGATTGGTGGTCAGGCTCTTTATTCAAAGAGTGTATTCAAAGCTAATGGAATTGAATTGTTGTTCTTGAAAACCAGAGAGATACGCTACAAACAGATGTATGATTCTTTTGAGCCCAATCTGTCCATACTCGATGTTTTGATGAACTGCGGAAAGGATCAAACAAAAGAACTAATCAAGGAATATGATTTAGTGTGA
- a CDS encoding glycosyltransferase family 4 protein — MKILWITNVMFPDVCRYMGISQPISGGWLFARAKQLAQINDITLSVATVYKGRHLIELEIENIHYYLLPVRRMDTYQKSLEQFWGDICRSFQPDIVHINGTEYPFGLACMRAYRDTKYVVSIQGLVSVIARYYFGGISVREILMTTNPVELLSGRSMFSGKRNMGKRGKYETECILRADLISGRTTWDLAHVRSISPQVQYHYCSRTLRDIFYESPKWSIEKKKRYSIFLSKGTSPFKGLHIAIKAAAILKAEYPEIIIRIAGKDMLKRSSWKDKLKFNGYQRYILKLVKELKLFNNIQFTGPLSEQQVAMELLDSHIFVCPSSIENSSNSIAEAQILGVPTVASDVGGNMDMVEHGISGFIYRFEEVELLAHYIKLIFDNDNIAIMLSAHAIKAAEMRHDRQNNLIADNEMYKMINNGDA, encoded by the coding sequence ATGAAGATTCTTTGGATCACTAATGTCATGTTTCCTGATGTCTGCCGATATATGGGAATTTCTCAGCCTATCTCCGGCGGTTGGCTATTTGCTCGAGCAAAGCAACTGGCTCAAATCAATGATATTACACTTTCCGTAGCCACGGTCTATAAAGGGAGACATCTTATTGAATTGGAGATTGAAAATATCCATTACTACTTGTTACCGGTACGAAGAATGGATACTTATCAGAAAAGTCTGGAACAATTTTGGGGCGATATTTGCAGGAGTTTTCAGCCGGATATCGTGCATATCAATGGAACCGAATATCCATTTGGACTGGCTTGCATGAGAGCTTACAGGGACACCAAGTACGTAGTTTCTATCCAGGGACTGGTGTCTGTGATCGCCAGATACTATTTTGGCGGTATAAGCGTCCGGGAGATCCTTATGACTACTAATCCGGTTGAGCTACTATCAGGGAGATCGATGTTTTCTGGAAAGCGGAATATGGGCAAGCGAGGAAAATACGAAACAGAGTGTATCCTGCGAGCGGATCTAATCAGTGGAAGGACAACCTGGGATCTGGCTCACGTTCGGTCGATAAGTCCACAAGTTCAATATCATTACTGCAGCCGGACTCTTAGGGATATTTTTTACGAGTCCCCCAAGTGGAGTATCGAAAAGAAGAAACGCTATTCGATCTTTCTCAGTAAAGGCACTTCACCCTTCAAGGGTCTGCATATTGCTATCAAAGCTGCGGCAATTCTCAAAGCGGAGTATCCTGAGATCATTATCCGTATTGCGGGAAAGGATATGTTGAAACGTAGCAGTTGGAAAGATAAACTGAAGTTTAATGGCTATCAAAGATACATACTGAAGCTTGTGAAAGAATTGAAGCTGTTTAACAATATACAATTTACTGGGCCTTTGAGTGAACAGCAGGTAGCCATGGAACTGTTAGACTCGCATATATTTGTTTGTCCCTCATCGATTGAAAACAGCTCGAACTCCATTGCTGAGGCTCAGATTCTCGGCGTTCCCACCGTTGCTTCCGATGTAGGGGGTAACATGGATATGGTGGAACATGGCATCAGCGGTTTCATTTATCGCTTTGAGGAAGTTGAATTGTTGGCTCATTACATCAAGCTAATATTCGATAATGACAATATTGCAATCATGCTATCTGCTCATGCTATAAAGGCTGCCGAAATGAGACATGACCGCCAAAACAACCTGATCGCGGATAATGAAATGTATAAAATGATTAATAATGGGGACGCTTGA